A window of the Pseudomonas oryzicola genome harbors these coding sequences:
- a CDS encoding Fic family protein — MNDPLCIWQQPDWPHFSWQAEALAPLLRACGQAEGRLLGMLGAVGKDTEVQSSLDAMLQNIITSSAIEGEQLNLGSVRSSLARRLGLNEEGRTTSRSESLAELLLDATRAHQQPLDEQRLFTWHRWLFPSDEQLLARPLHIGALRGDEPMQAVSGRIDRPTVHFEAPPREGLEAQLAEFLAWFERSRSEASLDPFVRAGIAHFWFVTLHPFDDGNGRLTRAITDLALAEGEQQAVRFYAMSASILDDRTGYYRILEASQKGSLDITAWLQWFLATLLKSLEQALARIDRVLAKARFWQAHRSQTLSVEQVKVLNRLLDGGERGFEDRISAAQYQAVTKVSKATATRHLSDLLKKGCIERLPGGGRSTRYRITR; from the coding sequence ATGAACGACCCGCTCTGTATCTGGCAGCAGCCTGATTGGCCACACTTCAGCTGGCAAGCCGAAGCGCTTGCACCGCTGCTGCGCGCTTGCGGTCAGGCCGAGGGACGTTTGTTGGGCATGCTCGGCGCGGTAGGGAAGGACACCGAAGTGCAGAGCAGCCTGGATGCCATGCTGCAGAACATCATCACCTCTTCAGCCATCGAGGGTGAACAGCTGAATCTCGGTTCGGTACGCTCATCACTGGCGCGGCGTTTGGGGCTGAATGAAGAAGGCCGCACCACCTCACGCTCCGAAAGCCTGGCGGAACTCCTGCTCGATGCCACCCGTGCCCACCAGCAACCGCTGGACGAACAGCGACTGTTCACCTGGCACCGTTGGTTATTCCCCAGCGATGAGCAATTGCTGGCGCGGCCGTTACACATCGGCGCACTGCGTGGCGATGAGCCGATGCAGGCCGTATCAGGCCGGATCGACCGCCCTACCGTACATTTCGAAGCTCCTCCTCGCGAAGGGCTGGAAGCGCAACTGGCAGAATTTCTCGCCTGGTTCGAGCGCAGCCGCAGCGAGGCTAGCCTCGACCCCTTTGTACGCGCCGGCATCGCTCATTTCTGGTTCGTTACCCTGCACCCCTTCGATGATGGCAACGGTCGCCTCACACGCGCCATCACCGACCTGGCATTGGCTGAAGGCGAGCAGCAGGCCGTCCGCTTTTACGCCATGTCCGCAAGCATCCTCGATGACCGCACCGGTTACTACCGCATCCTCGAGGCCAGCCAGAAAGGCTCCCTGGACATCACCGCCTGGCTGCAATGGTTCCTCGCGACGTTGCTCAAAAGCCTGGAACAGGCCCTTGCTCGCATCGATCGCGTGCTGGCCAAGGCACGCTTCTGGCAGGCGCATCGCAGCCAGACATTGTCGGTGGAGCAGGTCAAAGTGCTCAATCGCCTGCTGGACGGTGGAGAACGTGGTTTTGAAGATCGCATCAGCGCCGCTCAGTACCAAGCGGTAACCAAGGTATCCAAAGCCACCGCGACCCGTCATCTGAGCGACTTGCTGAAAAAGGGCTGTATCGAACGACTGCCCGGTGGCGGGCGCAGCACACGCTATCGAATTACACGTTGA
- a CDS encoding Lrp/AsnC family transcriptional regulator, translating into MSDSRSITLDEIDRQLIALLQINARESVATLARQLGIARTTVNSRLERLEKNKVISGYGVRLGQRVLGGGLQAYVGIKVQPRSGKEVVRRLSAMGQVQQLCAVSGEFDYVAWLRTDSPEQLDQLLDQIGSVDGVEKTTTSIILSSKVDRGQPL; encoded by the coding sequence ATGTCGGATTCCCGTTCCATCACGCTGGATGAAATCGATCGCCAGCTGATCGCCCTGCTGCAGATCAACGCCCGCGAAAGTGTCGCTACCCTTGCCCGCCAGCTGGGTATCGCCCGCACTACCGTCAACTCGCGCCTGGAGCGGCTGGAGAAGAACAAGGTCATCTCCGGCTATGGCGTGCGTCTGGGCCAGCGGGTATTGGGCGGCGGGCTGCAAGCGTATGTGGGGATCAAGGTGCAGCCGCGCTCGGGCAAGGAGGTGGTGCGGCGCTTGAGTGCCATGGGGCAGGTGCAGCAGCTGTGCGCGGTGAGCGGCGAGTTCGACTATGTGGCCTGGCTGCGTACGGATTCGCCCGAGCAACTGGACCAGTTGCTCGACCAGATCGGCAGTGTCGACGGGGTGGAGAAGACCACCACGTCGATCATCCTCAGCAGCAAAGTGGACCGCGGACAGCCGCTCTGA
- a CDS encoding flavin monoamine oxidase family protein, which yields MNKKNRHPADGKKPITIFGPDFPFAFDDWLEHPAGLGSIPAERHGEEVAIVGAGIAGLVAAYELMKLGLKPVVYEASKLGGRLRSQAFNGTDGVIAELGGMRFPVSSTAFYHYVDKLGLETKPFPNPLTPASGSTVIDLEGQTYYAEKPSDLPKLFQEVADAWADALESGAQFADIQQAIRDRDVPRLKELWNKLVPLWDDRTFYDFVATSRSFAKLSFQHREVFGQVGFGTGGWDSDFPNSMLEIFRVVMTNCDDHQHLVVGGVEQVPQGIWRHVPERCVHWPEGTSLSALHGGAPRTGVKRIARAADGRLAVTDNWGDTRHYSAVLATCQTWLLTTQIDCEESLFSQKMWMALDRTRYMQSSKTFVMVDRPFWKDKDPQTGRDLMSMTLTDRLTRGTYLFDNGDDKPGVICLSYAWMSDALKMLPHPVEKRVQLALDALKKIYPKTDIAGHIIGDPITVSWEADPYFLGAFKGALPGHYRYNQRMYAHFMQQDMPAEQRGIFIAGDDVSWTPAWVEGAVQTSLNAVWGIMNHFGGRTHPENPGPGDVFNEIGPIALAD from the coding sequence ATGAACAAGAAAAACCGCCACCCCGCCGACGGCAAGAAGCCCATCACCATTTTCGGCCCGGACTTCCCATTCGCCTTCGACGACTGGCTGGAACACCCCGCAGGCCTGGGCAGCATTCCGGCCGAGCGCCATGGTGAGGAAGTGGCTATCGTGGGCGCCGGCATCGCCGGGCTGGTGGCGGCCTACGAACTGATGAAACTTGGCCTCAAGCCGGTGGTGTACGAGGCCTCCAAGCTGGGTGGCCGGCTGCGTTCGCAAGCCTTCAACGGCACCGACGGGGTCATCGCCGAGCTGGGTGGCATGCGTTTCCCGGTGTCGTCCACCGCCTTCTACCACTATGTGGACAAACTGGGCCTGGAAACCAAGCCCTTCCCCAACCCACTGACCCCGGCCTCGGGCAGCACCGTGATCGACCTGGAAGGCCAGACCTACTACGCCGAAAAGCCCAGCGACCTGCCCAAGCTGTTCCAGGAGGTGGCCGACGCCTGGGCCGACGCGCTGGAAAGCGGCGCCCAGTTCGCCGATATCCAGCAGGCTATCCGCGACCGTGACGTACCGCGCTTGAAAGAGCTGTGGAACAAACTGGTACCGCTGTGGGACGACCGCACCTTCTACGACTTCGTGGCCACCTCGCGCTCGTTCGCCAAGCTGAGCTTCCAGCACCGTGAGGTGTTCGGCCAGGTCGGCTTCGGCACCGGCGGCTGGGATTCGGACTTCCCCAACTCGATGCTGGAAATCTTCCGCGTGGTAATGACCAATTGCGACGACCACCAGCACCTGGTGGTCGGCGGGGTGGAACAGGTGCCGCAAGGCATCTGGCGCCATGTGCCGGAGCGTTGCGTACACTGGCCCGAAGGCACCAGCCTGAGCGCGCTGCATGGCGGCGCGCCGCGCACCGGGGTCAAACGCATCGCCCGCGCTGCCGACGGCCGCCTGGCGGTCACCGACAACTGGGGCGACACCCGTCACTACAGCGCCGTGCTCGCTACCTGCCAGACCTGGTTGCTGACCACCCAGATCGACTGCGAGGAATCGCTGTTCTCGCAGAAGATGTGGATGGCCCTGGACCGCACCCGCTACATGCAATCGTCGAAGACCTTCGTCATGGTCGACCGGCCATTCTGGAAGGACAAGGACCCGCAAACCGGTCGCGACCTGATGAGCATGACCCTCACCGACCGCCTCACCCGCGGCACTTACCTGTTCGACAATGGCGACGACAAGCCGGGGGTGATCTGCCTGTCCTACGCCTGGATGAGCGACGCCCTGAAGATGCTGCCGCACCCGGTGGAAAAACGCGTGCAACTGGCCCTGGACGCACTGAAGAAAATCTACCCGAAGACCGACATCGCCGGGCACATCATCGGCGACCCGATCACCGTTTCCTGGGAAGCCGACCCATACTTCCTCGGCGCCTTCAAGGGCGCGCTGCCAGGCCACTACCGCTACAACCAGCGCATGTATGCCCACTTCATGCAGCAAGACATGCCTGCCGAGCAGCGTGGCATCTTCATCGCCGGTGACGACGTGTCCTGGACCCCCGCCTGGGTCGAAGGTGCGGTGCAGACTTCGCTGAATGCGGTGTGGGGTATCATGAACCACTTCGGTGGTCGCACCCACCCGGAAAACCCTGGCCCAGGTGACGTGTTCAACGAAATCGGCCCGATCGCCCTGGCGGACTGA
- a CDS encoding carbon-nitrogen hydrolase family protein yields MRIALFQGAPKPLDVPGNLQRLRHQAQLAAERGARLLVCPEMFLTGYNIGQAQVERLAEADDGPAAMEVVEIAQAHRIAIVYGYPERGDDGAIYNSVQLIDAQGRSLGNYRKTHLFGELDRSMFSAGPDHFPVVELEGWKVGLLICYDIEFPENARRLALNGAELILVPTANMAPYDFVCQVTVRARAQENQCYLVYANYCGAEGEIHYCGQSSIIGPDGSLLAMAGHDECQLLAELEHERVAQGRAAFPYLSDLRQELHLRKG; encoded by the coding sequence ATGCGCATCGCTCTGTTCCAGGGCGCGCCCAAGCCACTGGACGTGCCCGGCAACCTGCAACGCTTGCGCCACCAGGCGCAACTGGCGGCCGAACGCGGCGCCCGGTTGCTGGTGTGCCCGGAGATGTTCCTGACCGGCTACAACATCGGCCAGGCCCAGGTCGAGCGCCTGGCCGAGGCCGACGACGGCCCGGCAGCCATGGAGGTGGTGGAGATCGCCCAGGCGCACCGCATCGCCATCGTCTATGGCTACCCGGAGCGCGGCGATGACGGGGCGATCTACAACAGCGTGCAGTTGATCGATGCACAGGGGCGGAGCCTGGGCAACTACCGCAAGACTCACCTGTTCGGTGAGCTGGACCGCTCGATGTTCAGCGCAGGTCCCGACCACTTTCCGGTGGTGGAGCTGGAGGGCTGGAAGGTCGGCCTGCTGATCTGTTACGACATCGAGTTCCCGGAGAATGCCCGCCGCCTGGCGCTGAACGGTGCCGAACTGATCCTGGTGCCGACGGCGAACATGGCACCGTACGACTTTGTCTGCCAGGTGACCGTAAGGGCGCGGGCACAGGAGAACCAGTGCTACCTGGTGTATGCCAACTACTGTGGTGCGGAAGGCGAGATCCACTATTGCGGGCAAAGCAGCATCATCGGCCCCGATGGCAGCCTGCTGGCGATGGCCGGGCACGACGAGTGCCAGCTGCTGGCGGAGCTTGAGCATGAACGGGTGGCGCAGGGACGGGCGGCATTTCCCTACCTGAGCGATCTGCGCCAGGAGCTGCACCTGCGCAAAGGCTGA
- the pqqF gene encoding pyrroloquinoline quinone biosynthesis protein PqqF, producing MPDATRHLTLANGLQLTLRHAPRLKHSAAALRVHAGSHDAPGKWPGLAHFLEHLFFLGTARFPLEDGLMRYVQALGGQVNASTRERTTDFFFEVPPSALAGGLERLCQMLAEPDLGIERQRREREVIHAEFIAWSRNPQAQQQFALLQAVAPGHPLGAFHAGNRYTLALHDPAFQQALHGFHQRFYQGGQLTLSLCGPQPLDELEMLGRQHAAQFSAGARVSQALPPPLAAATLPRVFSHAQLPAGAEQALELLISCLGDSRPGTWLAALRQRGWLQDFKAEALYAYAGQLMWHIDLQLTENASAEEVDALLQGWFGFLQAAAEPLNAEFELLQQSRERSASAIELARRDSAGQPFAGLDSQALQAFRALLAGLPSRVHGHWQLPAGEPLLVADLPAARPQPLPAALQISNLLPSARQYTALYLRWQVPSAARQQLQAVLERALQPLQERCARVAVQLQFNAAGEYWQLRCAGLPAAVLRTVQLALTLLVQPPAGSWLAPSTPPAGLIPIRALLKQLPDAVLGALPLPGAPDTLAQAQLDSLWQQARWHGLAVGFDDTALNALATALQHCPGQASTPGPLPAWANHRWQRVDAHGSEHAVLLFCPLPAAMEAAGRLLAQSLQGPVYQRLRVELQLGYAVFSAFRQVEGVGGLLFGVQSPHTSQAQILDHLLTVLRRGVTVDPAARQALAGQFAEPAMANEELAEWAWQTCLATQAGGLDALRGAILATQQMDLDHLLDYLLDSDSSWLCLANAAAPDGAWLTATE from the coding sequence ATGCCTGACGCCACCCGCCACCTCACCCTCGCCAACGGCCTGCAGCTGACCCTGCGCCACGCCCCGCGCCTGAAGCATTCGGCCGCGGCCCTGCGGGTGCATGCGGGCAGCCACGACGCCCCGGGCAAATGGCCCGGCCTGGCCCACTTCCTGGAGCACCTGTTCTTCCTCGGCACCGCGCGCTTCCCGCTTGAAGACGGCCTGATGCGCTACGTGCAGGCGCTGGGCGGCCAGGTCAATGCCAGCACCCGGGAACGCACCACTGACTTTTTCTTCGAGGTGCCGCCCAGTGCCTTGGCGGGCGGGCTCGAGCGCTTGTGCCAGATGCTCGCCGAACCAGACCTGGGCATCGAGCGCCAACGCCGCGAGCGTGAAGTGATCCACGCCGAGTTCATTGCCTGGTCACGCAACCCACAGGCCCAGCAGCAGTTCGCCTTGCTGCAGGCCGTGGCGCCCGGCCATCCACTGGGCGCTTTTCATGCCGGTAACCGGTACACCCTGGCCTTGCACGACCCGGCCTTCCAGCAAGCGTTGCATGGCTTTCACCAGCGCTTCTACCAGGGCGGCCAGCTTACCCTGAGCCTGTGCGGCCCGCAGCCGCTGGATGAACTGGAAATGCTGGGCCGCCAGCATGCTGCGCAGTTCAGCGCAGGTGCACGGGTATCTCAGGCCCTGCCACCGCCCCTGGCGGCGGCCACCCTGCCGCGGGTGTTCAGCCACGCGCAGTTGCCGGCGGGTGCCGAGCAAGCCCTGGAGCTGTTGATCAGTTGCCTTGGCGACAGCCGGCCGGGCACCTGGCTGGCTGCGCTTCGCCAGCGTGGCTGGCTGCAAGATTTCAAGGCCGAGGCGCTGTATGCGTACGCTGGGCAACTGATGTGGCATATCGATCTGCAGCTTACCGAGAACGCCAGTGCAGAAGAGGTCGATGCCCTCCTGCAGGGTTGGTTCGGCTTCCTCCAGGCCGCAGCAGAGCCATTGAATGCCGAGTTCGAATTGCTGCAGCAAAGCCGCGAACGCAGCGCCAGCGCCATTGAGCTAGCCCGCCGGGACAGTGCCGGGCAGCCGTTCGCCGGTTTGGATAGCCAAGCCCTGCAGGCCTTCCGAGCCCTGCTGGCAGGCCTGCCGAGTCGCGTGCATGGGCATTGGCAATTGCCCGCTGGCGAACCCTTGCTCGTGGCCGACCTGCCTGCTGCCAGGCCGCAGCCACTGCCAGCAGCACTGCAGATCAGCAACCTGCTCCCCAGCGCTCGCCAATACACGGCGCTGTACCTGCGCTGGCAGGTGCCGTCAGCCGCGCGCCAGCAGTTGCAGGCGGTGCTCGAACGCGCCCTGCAGCCCCTGCAGGAGCGTTGCGCCCGTGTGGCGGTGCAGTTGCAGTTCAATGCCGCTGGCGAATATTGGCAATTGCGCTGCGCCGGTTTACCGGCAGCGGTGCTGCGCACTGTGCAGCTGGCCCTGACGCTGCTTGTGCAGCCACCAGCCGGCAGCTGGCTCGCGCCCTCGACGCCGCCTGCGGGGTTGATCCCGATCAGGGCCCTGCTCAAGCAATTGCCCGACGCAGTGTTGGGTGCGTTGCCACTGCCTGGTGCGCCCGACACGCTGGCACAAGCCCAGCTCGACAGCCTGTGGCAGCAGGCACGCTGGCACGGCCTGGCGGTCGGCTTCGACGATACAGCCCTGAATGCGTTGGCGACGGCGTTGCAGCATTGCCCTGGCCAAGCTTCGACGCCTGGCCCGTTGCCGGCCTGGGCCAACCACCGCTGGCAGCGGGTCGACGCCCACGGCAGTGAACATGCCGTGCTGCTGTTCTGCCCATTACCGGCGGCGATGGAAGCCGCTGGCCGCCTGCTCGCCCAATCGCTGCAAGGGCCGGTCTATCAACGGCTGCGGGTAGAACTGCAACTCGGCTATGCGGTATTCAGTGCCTTTCGTCAGGTCGAAGGGGTCGGCGGCCTACTGTTCGGCGTGCAGTCGCCACACACCAGCCAGGCACAGATACTCGATCACCTGCTCACCGTGCTACGCCGGGGCGTTACTGTTGATCCGGCCGCTCGCCAGGCACTGGCCGGGCAATTCGCGGAACCCGCAATGGCCAATGAAGAACTCGCCGAATGGGCATGGCAGACATGCCTGGCCACGCAAGCTGGGGGGCTGGATGCTCTGCGCGGGGCTATTCTGGCCACGCAACAGATGGATCTGGACCACCTGCTGGACTACCTGCTCGACAGCGACAGCAGCTGGCTGTGCCTGGCCAACGCCGCCGCGCCAGATGGCGCCTGGTTGACCGCGACCGAGTGA
- the pqqA gene encoding pyrroloquinoline quinone precursor peptide PqqA: protein MWTKPAYTDLRIGFEVTMYFANR, encoded by the coding sequence ATGTGGACCAAACCTGCATACACTGATCTTCGCATCGGCTTCGAAGTCACCATGTACTTCGCCAACCGCTAA
- the pqqB gene encoding pyrroloquinoline quinone biosynthesis protein PqqB has protein sequence MYIQVLGSAAGGGFPQWNCNCVNCKGYRDGTLRATARTQSSIALSDDGVHWVLCNASPDIRAQLQAFAPMQPARALRDTGINAIVLLDSQIDHTTGLLSLREGCPHQVWCTDMVHQDLTTGFPLFNMLSHWNGGLQWNRIELEGSFVIDACPNLRFTPFPLRSAAPPYSPHRFDPHPGDNLGLLVEDTRTGGKLFYAPGLGQVDDKLLAMMHGADCLLVDGTLWEDDEMQRRGVGTRTGREMGHLAQNGPGGMLEVLDGFPRQRKVLIHINNTNPILDEDSPERAEVLRRGVEVAFDGMSIEL, from the coding sequence ATGTATATCCAGGTTCTCGGTTCCGCCGCTGGTGGCGGGTTCCCTCAGTGGAACTGCAACTGCGTCAACTGCAAAGGCTACCGTGACGGCACCTTGCGGGCCACGGCGCGCACACAGTCGTCCATTGCCCTGTCCGACGACGGCGTGCACTGGGTATTGTGCAATGCCTCGCCCGATATCCGCGCCCAGCTCCAGGCCTTTGCGCCGATGCAACCGGCCCGCGCCCTGCGTGACACCGGCATCAACGCCATCGTGCTGCTGGACAGCCAGATCGACCATACCACCGGCCTGCTCAGCCTGCGCGAAGGCTGCCCGCACCAGGTGTGGTGCACCGACATGGTCCACCAGGACCTGACCACCGGTTTCCCGCTGTTCAACATGCTCAGCCACTGGAACGGCGGCCTGCAGTGGAACCGCATCGAACTGGAAGGCAGCTTCGTGATCGACGCCTGCCCCAACCTGCGCTTCACCCCGTTCCCCCTGCGCAGCGCCGCGCCGCCCTACTCGCCGCACCGCTTCGACCCGCACCCGGGCGACAACCTTGGCCTGCTGGTCGAGGACACCCGCACCGGCGGCAAGCTGTTCTACGCCCCGGGCCTGGGTCAGGTGGACGACAAGCTGCTGGCGATGATGCATGGCGCCGACTGCCTGCTGGTCGACGGCACCCTGTGGGAAGATGACGAGATGCAACGCCGTGGCGTAGGCACCCGTACCGGGCGTGAAATGGGCCATCTGGCGCAGAACGGCCCTGGCGGCATGCTGGAGGTGCTCGATGGCTTCCCGCGTCAGCGCAAGGTACTTATCCACATCAACAACACCAACCCGATCCTCGACGAGGACTCGCCCGAGCGCGCCGAAGTACTGCGCCGAGGCGTGGAAGTGGCCTTCGATGGCATGAGTATCGAGTTGTAA
- the pqqC gene encoding pyrroloquinoline-quinone synthase PqqC translates to MSDALPMSPAEFEQALRAKGAYYHIHHPYHVAMYQGRATREQIQGWVANRFYYQVNIPMKDAAILANCPDREVRREWIQRLLDHDGAPGEDGGIEAWLRLGQAVGLDPDQLRSQELVLPGVRFAVDAYVNFARRASWQEAASSSLTELFAPQIHQSRLDSWPQHYPWIDPAGYEYFRTRLGQARRDVEHGLAITLQHYTTRAGQERMLEILQFKLDILWSMLDAMSMAYELNRPPYHSVTQERVWHKGITL, encoded by the coding sequence ATGAGCGACGCACTGCCAATGTCCCCTGCCGAATTCGAGCAGGCCCTGCGCGCCAAGGGCGCCTACTACCATATCCATCATCCCTACCACGTGGCGATGTACCAGGGCCGTGCCACCCGCGAGCAGATCCAGGGCTGGGTGGCCAACCGCTTCTACTACCAGGTCAACATCCCGATGAAGGACGCCGCGATCCTGGCCAACTGCCCGGACCGCGAAGTACGCCGCGAATGGATCCAGCGCCTGCTCGACCATGACGGTGCCCCCGGCGAAGACGGCGGTATCGAAGCCTGGCTGCGCCTGGGCCAGGCCGTGGGCCTGGACCCGGACCAGCTGCGCTCGCAGGAGCTGGTGTTGCCCGGCGTACGTTTTGCCGTGGACGCCTACGTCAACTTTGCCCGGCGGGCCAGCTGGCAGGAAGCGGCCAGCAGCTCGCTGACCGAGCTGTTCGCCCCACAGATCCACCAGTCGCGCCTGGACAGCTGGCCGCAGCACTACCCGTGGATCGACCCGGCCGGCTACGAATACTTCCGCACCCGCCTGGGCCAGGCCCGGCGTGACGTGGAGCACGGCCTGGCGATTACCCTGCAGCACTACACCACCCGCGCAGGCCAGGAGCGTATGCTGGAGATCCTGCAGTTCAAGCTGGACATCCTCTGGAGCATGCTCGACGCCATGAGCATGGCCTACGAGCTGAACCGCCCGCCCTATCACTCCGTCACCCAGGAACGGGTGTGGCACAAAGGGATCACCCTATGA
- the pqqD gene encoding pyrroloquinoline quinone biosynthesis peptide chaperone PqqD, protein MSFNRKQVPNWRPGYRFQYEPAQKGHVLLYPEGMIKLNDSAALIGGLIDGQRDVAAIIAELEQQFPGVPQVADDIEQFMEVARAEHWIVLA, encoded by the coding sequence ATGAGTTTCAATCGCAAGCAAGTACCGAACTGGCGCCCCGGCTACCGCTTCCAGTACGAACCGGCGCAAAAGGGTCATGTCTTGCTGTACCCCGAGGGCATGATCAAGCTCAACGACAGCGCGGCCCTGATCGGTGGCCTGATCGACGGCCAGCGCGACGTCGCCGCGATCATTGCCGAACTCGAACAACAGTTCCCCGGTGTCCCGCAAGTGGCCGACGACATCGAGCAGTTCATGGAGGTGGCCCGTGCCGAACACTGGATTGTCCTCGCCTGA
- the pqqE gene encoding pyrroloquinoline quinone biosynthesis protein PqqE, with translation MPNTGLSSPELPPTPEVGLPLWLLAELTYRCPLQCPYCSNPLDFAAQGQELSTSQWFKVMAEAREMGAAQIGFSGGEPLVRQDLAELIGEARRLGYYTNLITSGIGLTEARIADFKKAGLDHIQISFQASDEQVNNLLAGSKKAFAQKLEMARAVKAHGYPMVLNFVTHRHNIDKIDRIIELCIALEADFVELATCQFYGWAHLNRLGLLPTRAQLERAERITNEYRDRLKAEGNPCKLIFVTPDYYEERPKACMNGWGSLFLTITPDGTALPCHGARQLPVQFPNVRDHDLRHIWYDSFGFNRFRGYEWMREPCRSCDEKEKDFGGCRCQAFMLTGDASNADPVCAKSADHGIILKARDEAESAKLAIEQMTFRNERNSRVIARG, from the coding sequence GTGCCGAACACTGGATTGTCCTCGCCTGAGTTACCGCCTACGCCTGAGGTCGGCCTGCCGCTGTGGCTACTGGCCGAGCTGACCTACCGCTGCCCGCTGCAGTGCCCGTACTGCTCCAACCCGCTGGACTTCGCCGCCCAGGGCCAGGAGCTGAGCACCTCGCAGTGGTTCAAGGTCATGGCTGAAGCGCGGGAAATGGGTGCCGCGCAAATCGGTTTTTCCGGCGGCGAGCCGCTGGTGCGCCAGGACCTCGCCGAACTGATCGGTGAGGCGCGCCGGCTGGGTTACTACACCAACCTGATCACCTCGGGCATCGGCTTGACCGAGGCACGCATCGCCGACTTCAAGAAGGCTGGCCTGGACCATATCCAGATCAGCTTCCAGGCCAGCGACGAGCAGGTAAACAACCTGTTGGCCGGCTCGAAGAAGGCCTTCGCGCAAAAACTGGAAATGGCCCGCGCAGTGAAAGCCCACGGCTACCCGATGGTGCTCAACTTCGTCACCCACCGGCACAATATCGACAAGATCGACCGCATCATCGAGCTGTGCATCGCTCTGGAAGCGGACTTCGTCGAGCTCGCCACCTGCCAGTTCTACGGCTGGGCCCACCTCAACCGCCTGGGCCTGCTGCCGACCCGCGCGCAGCTCGAACGGGCCGAACGCATCACCAACGAGTACCGTGACAGGCTCAAGGCCGAAGGCAACCCGTGCAAGCTGATCTTCGTCACCCCGGACTACTACGAAGAGCGCCCCAAGGCCTGCATGAACGGCTGGGGTAGCCTGTTCCTCACCATCACCCCGGACGGCACCGCGCTACCATGCCACGGCGCGCGCCAGTTGCCGGTGCAGTTCCCCAACGTGCGCGACCACGACCTGCGGCATATCTGGTACGACTCGTTCGGTTTCAACCGCTTCCGTGGCTATGAATGGATGCGCGAGCCCTGCCGTTCCTGCGACGAGAAGGAAAAGGACTTCGGCGGCTGCCGCTGCCAGGCCTTCATGCTGACCGGCGATGCCAGCAACGCCGACCCCGTATGCGCCAAGTCGGCCGACCACGGCATCATCCTCAAGGCCCGCGATGAGGCGGAAAGCGCCAAGCTCGCGATTGAACAGATGACCTTCCGCAATGAGCGAAACTCTCGTGTCATCGCCCGCGGCTGA